Part of the Listeria innocua genome is shown below.
AATCATTACGAAAAAGGAGAGGTAATATGAAGAAATGGTCGTTTTTAGTTGTAACAGTCTTGGCGTTCGTTTTAGTTTTGGCAGGATGTGGCGCGAGTGCTGATAAAGCAAGTGGTGATAAGCTCAAGGTAGTGACAACATTTTATCCAATGTATGATTTTACCAAAAATGTAGCGGGAGATAATGCTTCGATTGATATGTTAATTGATGCCGGAACTGAACCGCATGATTACGAGCCGAGTGCCAAAGATATTGCCAAAATTGAGGCAGCTGATGTTTTTATTTATAACAGTGAAGACATGGAAACGTGGGTACCAAGCGTACTTAAAAGCCTAGATTCGAAAAAATTAACGATAATTGATGCTAGTAAAGGAATTAAACTATTAGAAGGTAGCGAAGAAGAAGAGCACGACCATGACCACGGCGAAGAAGGTCATCATCATGAACATGATCCGCACGTATGGTTAAGCCCTGTCCTTGCTGAAAAAGAAGTGAAAAACATCCAGAGCGGTTTAAGCAAAGCGGATAAAGCGAATGCAGATACATATAAAAAGAATGCAGAAAAATATACGGACAAATTAAAAACACTCGACAATAAATTTAAAACAGCTTTTGAAGGAGCGAAACAACGCGATTTCGTAACGCAACATGCTGCATTCCAATATTTAGCAAACGAATATGATTTGCATCAAGTAGCAATCGCGGGTCTTTCACCTGACCAAGAACCTAGCCCAGCGCGTTTAGCAGAATTACAAAAATATGTAAAAGAAAACAATATCAGCACAATTTATTTTGAAGAAGTAGCATCGCCAAAAGTAGCAGAAGCGCTTGCTAACGAAACAGGTGCAAAATTAGAAGTACTAAGCCCAATCGAAGGTATTACCGATAAAGAACAGAAAAAAGGCATGGATTACATCGCTTATATGGAACAAAACTTACAAGCCTTGCAAAAAACAATTAAATAAGGAAGCGATAAAAATGAAATATATTGATATAGCCAATATTGGTTTTAAATACGAATCTGAGCCAGTACTTGAAAATATTTCATTTCAAGTCAGCGCAGGAGAATTTATCATACTAACAGGAGAAAACGGAGCAGCTAAATCAACACTGCTCCGTATTATTTTGGGGATTTTACAACCTGATAAAGGTTCTGTCACTTTCTCCAAGAAGAATACAGACGGCGGACGACTTTTAGTAGGTTATGTACCACAACAAATAGCTTCCTTTAACGCTGGATTTCCTAGTACGGTCCTCGAATTAGTAAGGTCAGGTCGCTTTCCAAATGGTAAGTGGTTCAAACGGCTGACGGAAAAAGATCATGCCCATGTCGAAAAAGCATTAAAATCTGTTGAAATGTGGGATTATCGTCATAAACGTATCGGTGAGCTATCTGGAGGTCAAAAACAGCGGATTTGTTTGGCGCGAATGTTTGCAACTGATCCTGATATATTGATTTTAGATGAACCGCAAACCGCAATGGATAAACAAAGTAAAATTCGTTTTTATGATTTATTAAAACATGAAGCACAAGTGCACGGTAAGGCGATTTTGATGGTAACGCATGATAGTGAAGAGATGGAAGATTATGTTGATAAGCATATTCGCCTCGTTAGAA
Proteins encoded:
- a CDS encoding metal ABC transporter substrate-binding protein, giving the protein MKKWSFLVVTVLAFVLVLAGCGASADKASGDKLKVVTTFYPMYDFTKNVAGDNASIDMLIDAGTEPHDYEPSAKDIAKIEAADVFIYNSEDMETWVPSVLKSLDSKKLTIIDASKGIKLLEGSEEEEHDHDHGEEGHHHEHDPHVWLSPVLAEKEVKNIQSGLSKADKANADTYKKNAEKYTDKLKTLDNKFKTAFEGAKQRDFVTQHAAFQYLANEYDLHQVAIAGLSPDQEPSPARLAELQKYVKENNISTIYFEEVASPKVAEALANETGAKLEVLSPIEGITDKEQKKGMDYIAYMEQNLQALQKTIK
- a CDS encoding metal ABC transporter ATP-binding protein, with product MKYIDIANIGFKYESEPVLENISFQVSAGEFIILTGENGAAKSTLLRIILGILQPDKGSVTFSKKNTDGGRLLVGYVPQQIASFNAGFPSTVLELVRSGRFPNGKWFKRLTEKDHAHVEKALKSVEMWDYRHKRIGELSGGQKQRICLARMFATDPDILILDEPQTAMDKQSKIRFYDLLKHEAQVHGKAILMVTHDSEEMEDYVDKHIRLVRKEDVSWKCFSMDLCKEPSKLQ